One Candidatus Poribacteria bacterium genomic window carries:
- a CDS encoding insulinase family protein: protein MINRIKDTIVAFLILANFSLVSAAPPEVTRFTLSNGIKVVNLYVENSTDVGIFTYLPLGLVADGKAKTQWSHLIEHLTIRTTGSIDFKTSGAETMADNMRLDFIGNTDNWTQGLKRHAQWLSGLPFSAESLAEELPKALSEIDATEIRLATHKWAFAAWNQVFRHGETTISMRDDVQSAQLSELQEYRDLHLVQADRVLLCVIGGVEAETLQPVMEEQLGSINLTAKTLPPATATSETAKDQVATWDINVTHYMETYAIPNVENRDYPVLYMASLLLRIACIQDVQLKELIGLVFCGVDLITPEQIYLYVSASLKPDTDIEKVKQRIGELINRLKQPTNNAQVPMYAQALSMELGSPPDITMVMQQYKSAGMTETIMLGNIGVQWGMLEYQYGDTLPQFASALANVSAADVADVVNRYLTEDERMTLLLTPRASE from the coding sequence ATGATTAATAGAATTAAAGACACCATCGTCGCATTCCTTATCCTTGCCAATTTTTCTTTGGTTTCCGCTGCACCGCCTGAAGTGACACGCTTTACATTAAGCAACGGCATTAAGGTCGTCAATCTCTATGTTGAGAATTCCACGGATGTGGGGATTTTCACTTATTTGCCCCTTGGACTTGTTGCGGATGGAAAAGCAAAGACACAGTGGAGCCATCTGATTGAACACTTAACAATCCGAACCACAGGATCCATTGATTTCAAAACGAGTGGCGCAGAAACAATGGCTGATAATATGCGCTTGGATTTTATCGGTAACACCGATAACTGGACGCAGGGCTTGAAACGACACGCACAATGGCTTTCTGGATTGCCATTTTCAGCGGAAAGTTTAGCCGAGGAGTTACCGAAGGCCTTGTCCGAGATTGACGCTACTGAAATCAGATTGGCGACGCACAAATGGGCGTTTGCTGCATGGAATCAAGTTTTTCGCCATGGTGAAACCACTATATCAATGCGCGACGATGTTCAATCAGCACAGTTGAGTGAATTACAAGAATACCGAGATCTACACTTGGTCCAAGCAGATCGGGTGCTTTTGTGTGTCATCGGTGGAGTTGAGGCGGAAACACTACAGCCAGTAATGGAAGAACAACTCGGATCTATCAACCTAACGGCAAAAACACTTCCGCCAGCAACAGCAACATCGGAGACAGCGAAAGACCAAGTTGCCACTTGGGATATCAACGTAACCCACTACATGGAAACTTACGCCATACCCAACGTTGAGAACAGAGACTACCCAGTGCTTTATATGGCGAGTCTGCTTTTACGGATAGCCTGCATCCAAGATGTGCAATTGAAGGAATTGATTGGACTCGTTTTCTGTGGGGTTGACCTTATCACGCCTGAACAGATATACTTATATGTCAGTGCTTCGCTCAAACCGGATACAGATATAGAAAAGGTTAAACAGCGGATTGGAGAGTTGATAAACCGACTAAAACAACCAACGAACAACGCGCAGGTGCCGATGTACGCGCAGGCACTTTCAATGGAACTCGGTTCACCTCCGGACATAACAATGGTAATGCAGCAATACAAATCTGCAGGTATGACAGAAACTATAATGCTCGGGAACATAGGTGTACAGTGGGGAATGCTTGAATATCAATATGGTGATACCTTACCTCAGTTTGCGAGTGCGCTTGCCAA
- a CDS encoding sugar phosphate isomerase/epimerase gives MSRVPIGLELFSVRNELAEDVRGTIKAVAEMGYEGVEFAGPPQHSAQELKGYLDEFGLICCGWHTPFNLVQEDTLDETIEFNKVLENPYVIVPGIPGELRQSRADWLKLADVFNGIADKLAAHDMVTGYHNHHVEFTPLDGEQPWDTFFGNTNEGVVMQLDMGNALSGGADLVGILERYPGRAGTVHLKPYTESAGEADRHAGFRPIIGEDSVPWDEIFRVCETTGGTKWYIVEYESDAFPPLEAVERCLSALKAMGK, from the coding sequence ATGTCAAGAGTACCAATTGGTTTAGAACTGTTTTCCGTCCGAAACGAATTAGCAGAGGATGTCCGCGGCACAATAAAGGCAGTCGCCGAGATGGGATATGAAGGTGTTGAATTCGCCGGTCCACCGCAACACTCCGCCCAAGAACTAAAAGGCTATCTCGACGAGTTCGGCTTGATCTGCTGCGGGTGGCACACACCCTTCAACCTCGTCCAAGAAGACACCCTTGATGAGACAATTGAATTCAACAAGGTCTTAGAAAACCCCTATGTCATCGTTCCGGGTATCCCCGGTGAACTGCGTCAATCGCGCGCGGATTGGCTAAAATTAGCCGATGTTTTCAATGGAATCGCCGATAAACTTGCAGCGCACGATATGGTAACCGGCTATCACAACCACCACGTCGAATTTACGCCGCTTGACGGTGAACAACCCTGGGATACTTTCTTCGGTAACACGAACGAAGGCGTTGTGATGCAACTGGATATGGGCAATGCGCTGTCTGGCGGTGCCGATCTCGTCGGTATTCTGGAGAGATACCCTGGACGCGCTGGTACAGTCCATCTCAAACCGTACACCGAATCAGCGGGTGAGGCAGACAGACACGCAGGTTTCCGTCCAATTATCGGTGAAGACAGTGTGCCGTGGGATGAAATCTTCCGAGTCTGCGAAACCACGGGTGGCACGAAGTGGTATATCGTTGAATATGAAAGTGATGCCTTCCCACCACTTGAGGCTGTTGAACGCTGTTTGAGCGCACTAAAAGCGATGGGTAAATAA
- a CDS encoding TIM barrel protein, with translation MRTYCASTLPFSPFPLVEFVGELSQKGVSAIELAQSHFSDVEAETIDALREETGVRFKSMLSTVAVDAPDGLEALISILDTAQRLSIPMVSIASGGNETATVHEIETIIGHLKTVTEEAQARNLTLMLYAHEGSLAYNLERTQQILEAIPSENFGFYYSPFHFHRAGDDPVVALRTLSDRLFSVYFNCGVDSRTGSEPFWAPEMDFPAICQEIERVGYTEEIMLIYLGLQAETPQPIVEGVANARAKLETYF, from the coding sequence ATGAGAACCTATTGTGCAAGCACCCTCCCGTTTTCCCCTTTTCCTTTAGTGGAATTTGTCGGCGAGTTATCCCAAAAGGGCGTGTCTGCTATTGAACTCGCCCAATCCCATTTCTCGGATGTGGAAGCCGAAACGATTGACGCGCTTCGAGAGGAAACCGGAGTCCGCTTCAAATCTATGCTGAGCACGGTAGCGGTTGACGCGCCCGATGGACTTGAAGCGTTAATCTCGATTCTCGACACTGCCCAGAGGCTTTCCATTCCAATGGTCAGCATAGCAAGTGGTGGGAACGAAACCGCCACTGTTCACGAGATTGAAACGATCATTGGTCATCTCAAAACGGTCACCGAAGAAGCACAGGCTCGGAATCTAACCCTTATGCTCTACGCGCACGAAGGGAGCCTGGCTTACAACCTTGAACGCACGCAACAAATCCTCGAGGCGATCCCCTCCGAAAACTTCGGCTTTTACTACAGTCCGTTTCATTTTCATCGCGCCGGGGACGATCCAGTTGTCGCCTTGCGAACCTTGTCAGATCGGTTGTTCAGCGTCTATTTCAACTGTGGTGTGGATTCGAGGACAGGAAGCGAGCCGTTCTGGGCACCAGAGATGGATTTTCCTGCCATCTGTCAGGAGATAGAGCGTGTCGGCTACACTGAGGAAATCATGCTTATCTATTTGGGATTGCAGGCGGAAACACCGCAGCCGATTGTCGAGGGAGTCGCGAACGCACGCGCGAAATTGGAGACCTACTTTTAA
- a CDS encoding GNAT family N-acetyltransferase, translated as MEEISLRKAHANDSEFVFAVKKAAFREYVEQIWDWDDNYQRELHNRRFAAQDVCIIQLHEVDIGFLAVSHTSDTLKVNQIFILPEYQGKGIGSACMTRIIDNANFEQRSVVLQVLKVNTRGIALYKRLGFKIVGEDSIYFQMEKSPE; from the coding sequence GTGGAGGAGATAAGTCTTCGCAAGGCACACGCAAACGACAGTGAATTCGTTTTTGCCGTAAAGAAGGCGGCATTCCGTGAGTATGTAGAACAGATCTGGGATTGGGACGATAATTATCAACGGGAACTGCATAATAGGCGGTTCGCTGCACAGGATGTTTGCATTATCCAGTTGCATGAGGTGGATATCGGTTTTTTGGCGGTATCTCATACTTCGGACACGCTCAAGGTCAATCAGATCTTTATTCTTCCTGAATATCAGGGGAAAGGCATCGGTTCCGCGTGCATGACCCGTATTATTGATAATGCCAACTTTGAGCAGAGATCTGTGGTGCTTCAAGTGCTAAAAGTCAATACCCGTGGTATTGCTCTCTACAAGAGGCTGGGATTCAAAATCGTCGGTGAAGATTCTATATACTTCCAGATGGAAAAATCACCTGAATAG
- a CDS encoding methyltransferase domain-containing protein: protein MNDEITIANRTHWEAEVIKKNGFTVPWLDLNRDDILKYAEDQLDPVPYHLYQIYPAYILRDIAHKDVLCLAAGGGQQSAVFGLLGAHVTVIDFTQGQLDGDTAAAEHYGYPVKTLRLNIRDLSAIEDASYDLIYQGPSMSWVPSVHEIYRGVSRIIRPGGRYRVDFGNPANHFWEWDGEFYRVTEPYAERVFRYPDGAFDFRHYLSDIFNGLVDNGFRIERVEERAWTQPDINAAPGSWTHEMAYNVSFAVVAKKDV from the coding sequence ATGAATGACGAAATTACTATTGCCAATCGAACACATTGGGAAGCCGAAGTCATTAAAAAGAACGGCTTTACCGTCCCGTGGCTCGACCTCAATAGAGACGATATTCTAAAATATGCTGAGGATCAGCTTGATCCAGTGCCGTATCATCTCTACCAAATCTATCCTGCTTATATACTCAGAGATATTGCCCATAAAGACGTGTTGTGTCTCGCCGCAGGTGGCGGACAACAGTCAGCGGTGTTCGGTCTGCTTGGAGCACATGTAACCGTGATTGATTTTACGCAAGGTCAACTTGACGGTGATACTGCAGCTGCGGAGCATTACGGCTATCCAGTGAAAACGCTTCGCCTCAACATCAGAGATTTGTCTGCAATTGAGGATGCTTCGTATGACCTCATCTATCAAGGACCTTCCATGAGTTGGGTGCCATCCGTTCATGAAATCTATAGAGGTGTCTCAAGGATCATCCGACCCGGCGGACGGTATCGCGTAGATTTTGGAAATCCTGCCAATCATTTTTGGGAGTGGGATGGTGAATTCTATCGTGTTACCGAGCCGTACGCTGAGCGCGTTTTCAGGTATCCAGATGGAGCGTTTGATTTTCGACACTATTTGAGTGATATATTCAACGGACTTGTGGACAACGGTTTCCGGATTGAGCGGGTTGAGGAACGTGCTTGGACACAGCCAGATATTAATGCTGCGCCGGGGAGTTGGACACATGAAATGGCTTACAACGTGAGTTTCGCCGTTGTCGCGAAAAAAGACGTATAG
- a CDS encoding ABC transporter substrate-binding protein: MNPKIFRLALCVLLVFSVVYFSAGERTEDVGITEEPMSTLKVGLIHPLLNYATFGDGAKLALAEINKAGGVLGRQVELIYKVETGSIADSARELAEMENVVAILGPMFSSSAVKVGPIINIPVIVGATGADVTNTGNDPGDFLFLVANSNALQAKVMAGFVVKDLGKKTAAMIWQNGDVYSKGFVNAFDANFQELGGRIVANQIYEQGDTMFDGQLGIIKEANADVLLLASFPPESPLIVEQAREMGIQATFIGSDGWDDSLMLEILEDNMPLENSYYCSISDELAADFTAAYEAMFKNQPIGIAPLGYDAMKLLAIAIEKVQSTDPVMIRDAVAAITDYQGATAISGFDGNRHPVKPAAGIRVLKIVDGQPQQHTIVKANE; this comes from the coding sequence ATGAATCCGAAAATTTTTAGGTTAGCACTATGCGTATTACTGGTCTTCTCAGTCGTTTACTTTTCTGCGGGTGAGCGAACGGAAGATGTTGGAATAACTGAAGAACCGATGTCTACACTTAAAGTGGGTTTGATTCATCCGTTGCTAAATTATGCCACTTTTGGCGACGGTGCGAAACTCGCCTTAGCCGAAATCAACAAGGCAGGCGGTGTTCTTGGAAGACAGGTAGAACTTATCTATAAAGTAGAAACAGGAAGCATTGCTGATTCTGCAAGAGAATTAGCTGAAATGGAAAATGTTGTTGCCATATTAGGTCCGATGTTTTCGAGTAGTGCTGTTAAAGTTGGACCGATCATCAATATCCCTGTGATTGTGGGCGCAACGGGTGCCGACGTGACGAATACTGGGAATGATCCGGGAGATTTTCTCTTTTTGGTGGCGAATTCAAATGCGTTGCAAGCGAAAGTGATGGCAGGTTTCGTGGTGAAGGACCTCGGGAAGAAAACTGCAGCGATGATTTGGCAGAACGGGGATGTCTATTCTAAAGGTTTTGTTAACGCATTTGATGCGAACTTCCAGGAACTTGGCGGTCGCATTGTTGCCAATCAAATCTATGAACAAGGCGATACAATGTTTGATGGACAGCTTGGGATCATCAAAGAGGCAAACGCTGATGTTCTACTTTTGGCAAGTTTTCCGCCAGAGAGCCCGCTCATAGTGGAGCAGGCACGGGAGATGGGCATTCAGGCGACGTTTATCGGCAGCGATGGTTGGGATGATTCGTTGATGTTAGAGATTTTAGAGGATAACATGCCTCTCGAAAATTCCTACTATTGTAGTATCTCGGATGAGCTTGCTGCAGATTTTACTGCTGCTTATGAGGCAATGTTTAAAAATCAGCCTATTGGTATTGCTCCGTTAGGTTACGATGCCATGAAGTTATTGGCAATAGCGATTGAAAAGGTGCAATCAACGGACCCTGTTATGATTCGAGATGCGGTTGCTGCTATCACTGACTACCAAGGTGCGACAGCTATTTCCGGCTTTGATGGGAACCGTCATCCTGTCAAACCTGCTGCGGGTATCCGCGTGTTGAAAATTGTTGATGGTCAACCACAGCAACACACTATTGTGAAAGCAAATGAGTAA
- a CDS encoding uridine kinase, translating into MLQHQKVCSLVAIDGLGGAGKSTLARLLEEQLSTLGWVVTVVKHDDFYLPSNQRENQQARTIGRDFDWERLRDQVLTPIREGRAAHYQRYDWETDALAEWHTITTSDVVLVEGVYTMRCELTNLYDLKIWVECPRAIRLVRGIARDGEKARTIWEQDWMPQEDDYVKTHLPHERADLSINGARSYLPIDASG; encoded by the coding sequence ATGCTCCAACACCAAAAAGTTTGCTCGCTTGTGGCTATTGATGGGCTTGGCGGTGCTGGAAAAAGCACTTTGGCGCGATTGTTGGAAGAACAACTCAGTACTTTGGGTTGGGTCGTGACCGTCGTTAAGCATGATGATTTCTACCTCCCCTCTAATCAACGTGAAAACCAACAAGCGAGGACGATTGGTCGTGACTTTGATTGGGAACGTCTACGCGATCAGGTACTCACTCCTATTAGAGAGGGACGGGCAGCACATTATCAACGGTACGATTGGGAGACAGATGCTCTTGCCGAATGGCATACAATTACTACCTCCGATGTGGTGCTTGTTGAGGGGGTCTATACGATGAGGTGTGAGTTAACAAACCTATACGATTTGAAAATATGGGTGGAATGCCCGAGAGCAATCCGTCTTGTCCGTGGTATTGCGCGAGATGGAGAAAAGGCACGCACCATTTGGGAACAGGATTGGATGCCCCAAGAAGATGACTATGTCAAAACTCATTTGCCTCATGAAAGAGCCGATTTGTCCATAAATGGAGCAAGGTCATATTTACCGATAGATGCATCCGGTTGA